From Oncorhynchus clarkii lewisi isolate Uvic-CL-2024 chromosome 26, UVic_Ocla_1.0, whole genome shotgun sequence, the proteins below share one genomic window:
- the LOC139384367 gene encoding secretory carrier-associated membrane protein 2-like isoform X1 has product MSGFDENPFVDAVDVNPFQDASVTHITSGGIETVEEFNPFSASAMGTHTGITIPISAASSQPAVLQASAVEPTPQATAAAAQANLLRQQEELEKKAAELDRKEQELQNRPGGHITKENNWPPLPKFSPIKPCFYQDFNEDIPEEYQKICKRMYYLWMFHSITLFLNLLACLAYFTADPNAGVDFGLSILWFVLFTPVSFVCWYRPVYKAFRSDSSFSFFFFFFVFFFQVSVYIIQCVGIPKWGNSGWISSITLIRSNMAVAVVMMVVAGCFTVNAVLAIILLKMVHSNYRRTGANFTKAQQEFSSGVLTNQTFQSAAASAASSAAQGAFQGR; this is encoded by the exons ATGTCGGGATTTGACGAGAACCCATTTGTAGATGCAGTGGATGTCAATCCTTTCCAG gATGCCTCAGTCACACACATCACCAGCGGTGGGATTGAAACCGTTGAGGAATTCAACCCATTCTCAGCCAGTGCTATG gGCACCCACACTGGGATCACCATCCCTATCTCTGCTGCCTCCTCCCAACCAGCTGTCCTACAGGCTTCTGCTGTGGAGCCCACCCCACAA GCTACTGCGGCTGCTGCCCAAGCTAACCTGCTCAGGCAACAGGAAGAGCTGGAGAAGAAAGCTGCTGAACTGGATCGGAAAGAGCAGGAGCTCCAGAACAGGCCTGGAGGCCACATTA CAAAAGAAAACAACTGGCCGCCACTTCCCAAGTTTTCCCCCATAAAGCCTTGTTTCTACCAGGACTTCAACGAAGACATCCCTGAAGAGTACCAGAAGATATGCAAGAGGATGTACTACCTTTGGATGT TTCACAGTATCACACTCTTCCTGAACCTTCTGGCCTGCCTGGCCTACTTCACGGCCGATCCAAACGCGGGGGTGGACTTTGGTCTGTCCATCCTCTGGTTCGTCCTCTTCACCCCCGTCTCTTTCGTCTGTTGGTACAGGCCAGTGTACAAAGCCTTCAG GTCGGACAGTTCCttcagcttcttcttcttcttctttgttttCTTCTTCCAAGTGTCTGTCTACATCATCCAGTGTGTGGGGATCCCCAAGTGGGGGAACAG TGGATGGATTTCGTCCATCACCTTGATAAGAAGCAACATGGCTGTAGCTGTGGTCATGATGGTTGTGGCCGGTTGCTTCACTGTGAACGCTGTCCTCGCCATCATCCTACTCAAAATG GTCCACTCCAACTATCGTCGGACGGGGGCCAACTTCACCAAGGCCCAGCAGGAGTTCTCTTCGGGGGTCCTCACCAACCAGACCTTTCAGAGCGCCGCGGCCAGCGCCGCCTCCTCAGCCGCCCAGGGGGCCTTCCAAGGACGCTAG
- the LOC139384367 gene encoding secretory carrier-associated membrane protein 2-like isoform X2, with translation MSGFDENPFVDAVDVNPFQDASVTHITSGGIETVEEFNPFSASAMGTHTGITIPISAASSQPAVLQASAVEPTPQATAAAAQANLLRQQEELEKKAAELDRKEQELQNRPGGHIKNNWPPLPKFSPIKPCFYQDFNEDIPEEYQKICKRMYYLWMFHSITLFLNLLACLAYFTADPNAGVDFGLSILWFVLFTPVSFVCWYRPVYKAFRSDSSFSFFFFFFVFFFQVSVYIIQCVGIPKWGNSGWISSITLIRSNMAVAVVMMVVAGCFTVNAVLAIILLKMVHSNYRRTGANFTKAQQEFSSGVLTNQTFQSAAASAASSAAQGAFQGR, from the exons ATGTCGGGATTTGACGAGAACCCATTTGTAGATGCAGTGGATGTCAATCCTTTCCAG gATGCCTCAGTCACACACATCACCAGCGGTGGGATTGAAACCGTTGAGGAATTCAACCCATTCTCAGCCAGTGCTATG gGCACCCACACTGGGATCACCATCCCTATCTCTGCTGCCTCCTCCCAACCAGCTGTCCTACAGGCTTCTGCTGTGGAGCCCACCCCACAA GCTACTGCGGCTGCTGCCCAAGCTAACCTGCTCAGGCAACAGGAAGAGCTGGAGAAGAAAGCTGCTGAACTGGATCGGAAAGAGCAGGAGCTCCAGAACAGGCCTGGAGGCCACATTA AAAACAACTGGCCGCCACTTCCCAAGTTTTCCCCCATAAAGCCTTGTTTCTACCAGGACTTCAACGAAGACATCCCTGAAGAGTACCAGAAGATATGCAAGAGGATGTACTACCTTTGGATGT TTCACAGTATCACACTCTTCCTGAACCTTCTGGCCTGCCTGGCCTACTTCACGGCCGATCCAAACGCGGGGGTGGACTTTGGTCTGTCCATCCTCTGGTTCGTCCTCTTCACCCCCGTCTCTTTCGTCTGTTGGTACAGGCCAGTGTACAAAGCCTTCAG GTCGGACAGTTCCttcagcttcttcttcttcttctttgttttCTTCTTCCAAGTGTCTGTCTACATCATCCAGTGTGTGGGGATCCCCAAGTGGGGGAACAG TGGATGGATTTCGTCCATCACCTTGATAAGAAGCAACATGGCTGTAGCTGTGGTCATGATGGTTGTGGCCGGTTGCTTCACTGTGAACGCTGTCCTCGCCATCATCCTACTCAAAATG GTCCACTCCAACTATCGTCGGACGGGGGCCAACTTCACCAAGGCCCAGCAGGAGTTCTCTTCGGGGGTCCTCACCAACCAGACCTTTCAGAGCGCCGCGGCCAGCGCCGCCTCCTCAGCCGCCCAGGGGGCCTTCCAAGGACGCTAG